From Weissella confusa, a single genomic window includes:
- the ybeY gene encoding rRNA maturation RNase YbeY, translated as MDLAIIDQSKPGVPAEQIELVEKVLDYAGEYMKLPADTEMSVTFVNNDEIQRYNREYRGLDKPTDVISFAIEEDGDDLPLMMDEEMAEDLAKNIGDIIVSVDKIGEQAEYLEHSYERELGFLVVHGFLHLNGYDHMRSDEDEKIMFDLQREILDSYGLTR; from the coding sequence ATGGATTTGGCAATTATTGACCAATCAAAGCCCGGCGTTCCCGCTGAGCAAATTGAACTCGTTGAAAAGGTTTTGGACTACGCTGGTGAGTATATGAAGTTGCCAGCTGATACTGAAATGTCAGTAACGTTCGTAAACAATGATGAAATTCAACGTTACAACCGCGAATACCGTGGTTTGGATAAGCCAACTGATGTCATTTCATTTGCCATTGAAGAAGATGGTGATGATTTGCCATTGATGATGGATGAAGAGATGGCCGAAGATTTGGCTAAGAACATTGGTGACATTATCGTTTCTGTCGATAAGATTGGTGAGCAAGCGGAATACCTGGAACACTCATATGAGCGTGAACTAGGCTTCTTGGTTGTCCACGGCTTCTTGCACTTGAATGGTTACGACCACATGCGCAGTGATGAAGACGAAAAGATTATGTTTGATTTGCAACGTGAGATTTTAGATAGTTATGGACTTACACGATAA
- the recO gene encoding DNA repair protein RecO, whose protein sequence is MAEVFEAIVMYQRDHKEKDLMVKMLTKTAGKRMFYIKNGKSKRYQFAADVQPMTIATFEGTLNQTGLSFINSVKESHHSRELMMDVEKNAYMTYILGLIDAAFVDNQPIEKWFNWAKLALEKLEEGLDPQGLANYFEVQLLPAFGLNPTWGECAVCGRRDLPLDFSEKLNGTICQIHWDQDENRMNANPRSVRILSQLAKVDLKQLGTLSLKDETKQDMARVMDKLYDDQVGVHLRAKSFIQQLSGWQARLATRNNSEGRNETSAD, encoded by the coding sequence ATGGCGGAAGTATTTGAAGCGATTGTCATGTATCAACGTGACCACAAAGAAAAAGATTTGATGGTTAAAATGCTGACTAAAACAGCCGGCAAGCGCATGTTTTATATCAAAAATGGTAAGTCAAAGCGTTACCAGTTTGCTGCTGATGTCCAACCGATGACGATTGCAACCTTCGAAGGCACGCTGAACCAAACCGGGCTAAGTTTCATTAATTCGGTCAAAGAAAGTCATCATTCTCGTGAATTGATGATGGATGTCGAGAAGAATGCTTACATGACATACATCCTTGGCTTGATCGACGCTGCTTTCGTCGACAATCAGCCGATTGAAAAGTGGTTTAATTGGGCAAAGTTGGCGCTTGAAAAGCTGGAGGAAGGTCTCGATCCACAAGGCTTGGCGAACTACTTTGAAGTCCAATTATTGCCAGCATTTGGTCTAAATCCAACTTGGGGTGAATGTGCGGTTTGTGGTCGTCGTGATTTGCCACTTGATTTTTCTGAAAAATTAAATGGGACCATTTGCCAGATACACTGGGACCAAGATGAAAATCGCATGAACGCCAATCCGCGTTCAGTTCGTATTTTGTCACAATTGGCGAAGGTGGATTTGAAGCAACTAGGCACGTTGAGTCTGAAGGATGAAACAAAGCAAGATATGGCGCGTGTGATGGATAAGCTGTATGACGATCAGGTTGGTGTACATTTGCGTGCAAAATCATTTATTCAACAGTTATCAGGCTGGCAAGCACGGCTAGCGACTCGCAATAATTCCGAGGGCCGAAATGAGACTTCTGCGGACTAA
- a CDS encoding diacylglycerol kinase family protein, whose translation MDLHDKKKAATQEPQIEKNTHFLQALGHALEGIGQLLVRERNMRFHIVAAIVVLLVGIYVKLGRSDWLWISVAVFTVIMAEFVNTMVEAIVDLIVGEQYHLLAKVAKDVASGAVLAAVAFAIVIGVLIFQPYILPNLQMIIK comes from the coding sequence ATGGACTTACACGATAAGAAAAAGGCTGCTACACAAGAGCCACAAATTGAGAAAAATACGCACTTCCTCCAAGCCCTTGGACATGCCTTAGAAGGTATTGGTCAACTTTTGGTTCGTGAACGAAACATGCGTTTTCATATTGTTGCGGCGATTGTAGTCTTACTTGTCGGCATCTATGTTAAACTAGGACGTTCAGATTGGTTGTGGATTTCAGTTGCCGTCTTTACGGTTATCATGGCTGAGTTCGTGAATACCATGGTCGAAGCAATTGTTGATTTGATTGTGGGTGAACAATATCACCTGCTGGCTAAGGTGGCGAAGGACGTGGCGTCTGGTGCCGTTTTGGCGGCGGTGGCGTTTGCCATTGTGATTGGTGTTTTGATTTTCCAACCATACATCTTGCCAAATTTGCAGATGATTATTAAATAA
- the glyS gene encoding glycine--tRNA ligase subunit beta: MANFLLEIGLEEVPAHLVTPAINQLVERAENFMKDERLAYESIKPFSTPRRLAVLISGVAEKAEDFTEEVKGPAKKAALDAEGNYSKAAQGFVRGQDMTIDDITFKEFNGNEYVYVTKFEAGQPAAAVLAGFKSVVEAMTFSTTMKWGRHTFEYVRPIRWMVALLDDQVVPFDILGVATGRSSRGHRFLGHDVEIASADKYEEALTSVFVQADAEARKENIRAQVRQIAADNNWQVVVDDDLLEEVNNIVEYPTAFAGGFDEGYLEVPDEVLITSMKEHQRFFHVVDANGALLPHFISVRNGNAEYIDNVIAGNEKVLVARLEDAKFFYHEDQKHDIDFYNNKLEVVSFHAKLGSVAAHTRRAKALAAIIAGRLNFSADQQTKLARAGEIYKFDLMTGMVGEFDELQGIMGEKYANLFGEDAAVAQAIREHYMPISADGELPASDLGKVLALADKLDSLLSFFAGGMVPSGSNDPYALRRAASGVVNILADNKWELDIDGILSDLIDDINADAAKFGLPEDVMAELQNNVAAVVNFLTDRVVKALQDDGVRRDIINAVTKNDFADTTQMFESAQVLAAHVADDNFREGVEALTRVMRLTTKNATDAVVDVTLFENDAEKALFEAVSPVAEVSETDAKLVALLNLQPAVAAYFDETMVMVEDEAVKNNRLATLHAVANEATKVANFLELDVKSN, encoded by the coding sequence ATGGCTAACTTTTTGCTAGAAATTGGTTTGGAAGAAGTTCCTGCCCACTTGGTTACGCCCGCAATTAACCAATTGGTTGAGCGTGCCGAAAACTTTATGAAGGATGAGCGTTTGGCTTACGAGTCAATCAAGCCATTCTCAACGCCACGTCGTTTGGCAGTTTTGATTTCAGGTGTGGCTGAAAAGGCTGAAGACTTTACTGAAGAAGTAAAAGGACCTGCTAAGAAGGCCGCTTTGGACGCTGAAGGTAACTACTCAAAGGCTGCCCAAGGATTCGTACGTGGTCAAGATATGACGATAGACGACATCACGTTCAAGGAATTTAACGGTAACGAATACGTTTACGTAACGAAGTTTGAAGCTGGGCAACCAGCTGCTGCTGTTTTGGCAGGCTTTAAGTCAGTTGTTGAGGCAATGACGTTCTCAACGACGATGAAGTGGGGCCGTCACACGTTCGAATACGTTCGTCCAATTCGTTGGATGGTTGCGTTGTTGGATGATCAAGTTGTGCCATTCGATATTTTGGGTGTTGCAACAGGTCGTTCATCACGTGGACACCGCTTCTTGGGTCACGATGTTGAAATCGCATCTGCTGACAAGTACGAAGAAGCTTTGACATCTGTTTTCGTGCAAGCTGATGCTGAAGCACGTAAGGAAAACATCCGTGCACAAGTGCGCCAAATTGCAGCTGATAACAACTGGCAAGTGGTTGTTGACGATGATTTGCTTGAAGAAGTTAACAACATCGTTGAATACCCAACGGCCTTTGCTGGTGGCTTCGACGAAGGTTACTTGGAAGTTCCTGACGAAGTATTGATTACGTCAATGAAGGAGCACCAACGTTTCTTCCACGTGGTTGATGCTAATGGTGCTTTGTTGCCACACTTCATCTCAGTTCGTAACGGAAACGCTGAATACATCGACAACGTGATTGCCGGTAACGAGAAGGTGTTGGTTGCCCGTTTGGAAGACGCTAAGTTCTTCTACCACGAGGACCAAAAGCACGACATCGACTTCTACAACAACAAGTTGGAAGTTGTTTCATTCCACGCTAAGTTGGGATCAGTTGCTGCACACACGCGTCGTGCCAAGGCATTGGCTGCTATCATTGCTGGTCGCTTGAACTTCTCAGCTGACCAACAAACGAAGTTGGCCCGTGCAGGTGAGATCTACAAGTTCGACTTGATGACTGGTATGGTTGGTGAGTTCGACGAATTGCAAGGTATCATGGGTGAGAAGTACGCCAACTTGTTTGGTGAAGACGCCGCTGTGGCCCAAGCAATCCGTGAACACTACATGCCAATCTCAGCTGATGGTGAATTGCCAGCGTCAGATTTGGGTAAGGTTTTGGCTTTGGCTGACAAGTTGGATAGCTTGTTGTCATTCTTCGCTGGTGGCATGGTACCATCAGGTTCAAACGACCCATATGCTTTGCGTCGTGCCGCTTCAGGTGTTGTAAACATCTTGGCCGACAACAAGTGGGAGTTGGACATTGACGGTATTTTGTCAGACTTGATCGATGATATCAACGCTGATGCTGCTAAGTTCGGTTTGCCAGAAGACGTTATGGCTGAGTTGCAAAACAATGTGGCTGCCGTTGTGAACTTCTTGACGGACCGTGTTGTGAAGGCGTTGCAAGATGATGGTGTTCGTCGTGACATCATCAACGCGGTAACGAAGAATGACTTTGCTGATACGACTCAAATGTTCGAATCAGCACAAGTTTTGGCAGCTCACGTGGCTGACGATAACTTCCGTGAAGGTGTTGAAGCTTTGACGCGTGTCATGCGCTTGACGACGAAGAACGCTACTGACGCGGTTGTTGATGTGACGTTGTTCGAGAACGATGCTGAAAAGGCTTTGTTCGAAGCTGTTTCACCAGTTGCTGAAGTTTCAGAAACGGATGCCAAGTTGGTTGCTTTGTTGAACTTGCAACCAGCAGTTGCAGCTTACTTCGATGAGACGATGGTCATGGTCGAAGACGAAGCTGTTAAGAACAACCGTTTGGCTACGTTGCACGCGGTTGCTAATGAAGCAACTAAGGTAGCTAACTTCTTGGAGCTTGACGTCAAGTCAAACTAA
- a CDS encoding phosphatase PAP2 family protein, with translation MTSFKQVWHAKWPMIVGLFLFVWAIESFSYFVVATWAGGVHGGVASAVNLQLGIDRVIPWFTPIFALYMTLPFIWIILWPVMAWFAGRERLFWQYFTVSSLVYVISTVIYAVMPTVTIPHDFLVGPIQVLSKDSAFYSQIAVLDSSSVNVFGSFPSYHNTWAALAVFFGVVALRERRSVLGVICVVFGLLITLSTFLLHQHAVLDAVFTYALVGLCWWLDAKLGWSKKLLQAKK, from the coding sequence ATGACAAGTTTTAAACAGGTTTGGCACGCAAAATGGCCAATGATTGTGGGACTGTTTTTGTTTGTATGGGCGATTGAATCGTTCAGTTATTTTGTTGTGGCAACTTGGGCTGGTGGCGTGCATGGCGGTGTCGCTTCAGCGGTTAATTTGCAGTTGGGCATTGATCGCGTGATACCATGGTTTACGCCGATTTTTGCACTGTATATGACGTTGCCATTTATTTGGATTATTTTATGGCCGGTCATGGCTTGGTTTGCTGGCCGGGAGCGTTTGTTTTGGCAATACTTCACGGTAAGTTCGCTGGTTTACGTGATTTCGACGGTGATTTACGCTGTTATGCCAACAGTGACGATTCCGCATGACTTTTTGGTGGGCCCGATTCAAGTTTTGTCAAAGGACAGTGCATTCTATAGTCAGATTGCGGTGCTAGATTCGTCATCTGTGAACGTGTTCGGATCATTCCCAAGTTATCACAATACTTGGGCGGCCTTAGCTGTCTTTTTCGGCGTTGTAGCCCTTCGTGAGCGCCGTTCTGTCCTTGGTGTTATCTGTGTTGTCTTCGGCTTGTTGATTACGTTAAGTACGTTTTTGTTGCACCAACACGCGGTTTTGGATGCGGTCTTCACATACGCCTTAGTTGGCTTGTGCTGGTGGTTGGACGCCAAGTTAGGATGGTCAAAAAAGTTGTTGCAGGCAAAGAAATAA
- a CDS encoding PhoH family protein, with amino-acid sequence MAAQVEKVYRFENAEQEIGLVGAQDSNLKLIEEGMQVALSVFGDQLTIKGEAEAVDAAEAIVAELAALIKKGVKLNATDIVSAMKMSERGTLEYFGDMYTETLIRDAKGHPVRVKNYGQRRYIQAIRNNDITFGIGPAGTGKTYLAVVMAVAALKRGDVEKIIITRPAVEAGESLGFLPGDLKEKVDPYLRPIYDALHAILGAEHTERLMDRGTIEIAPLAYMRGRTLDNAFIILDEAQNTTPQQMKMFLTRLGFGSHMVVNGDVSQIDLPSKVRSGLIQARRVLVNVSHIEFIEFAADDVVRHPVVGAIINAYDAFDAAQEKAKEAKEKKD; translated from the coding sequence TTGGCAGCACAAGTTGAAAAAGTTTATCGTTTTGAAAATGCTGAGCAAGAAATTGGTTTGGTCGGCGCACAAGACAGTAATTTGAAGTTAATTGAAGAAGGCATGCAGGTTGCATTGTCTGTGTTTGGGGACCAACTAACGATTAAGGGTGAAGCTGAAGCGGTAGATGCTGCTGAAGCGATTGTCGCTGAATTGGCCGCTTTGATTAAAAAGGGTGTGAAGCTAAACGCGACTGATATCGTATCAGCGATGAAGATGTCAGAGCGTGGTACGTTGGAATACTTTGGCGACATGTACACGGAAACGTTGATTCGTGATGCCAAGGGACACCCAGTTCGTGTTAAGAACTACGGTCAACGTCGCTATATCCAAGCCATTCGCAATAATGATATTACGTTTGGCATTGGACCAGCTGGTACTGGAAAGACGTATTTGGCTGTTGTCATGGCCGTGGCTGCTTTGAAGCGCGGTGATGTGGAGAAGATTATCATTACTCGTCCGGCTGTTGAAGCTGGTGAAAGCCTTGGTTTCTTGCCTGGTGATTTGAAGGAAAAGGTCGATCCTTACCTACGACCAATTTATGATGCGTTGCATGCTATTCTAGGTGCCGAGCACACGGAGCGTTTGATGGATCGTGGTACGATTGAAATTGCACCATTGGCCTACATGCGTGGTCGTACGTTGGATAATGCCTTTATCATCTTGGATGAAGCACAAAATACAACACCACAACAAATGAAGATGTTCCTAACCCGTTTGGGATTCGGATCACACATGGTGGTTAACGGTGACGTGTCACAAATTGATTTGCCAAGTAAGGTGCGTTCAGGTTTGATTCAAGCCCGTCGTGTGTTGGTAAATGTGTCACATATCGAATTTATTGAGTTCGCGGCAGATGACGTTGTGCGTCACCCAGTTGTCGGAGCGATTATTAATGCGTATGACGCCTTTGATGCAGCGCAAGAAAAGGCAAAAGAAGCAAAAGAGAAGAAGGATTAA
- the glyQ gene encoding glycine--tRNA ligase subunit alpha: MSAKMSVQDIILTLQKFWADQGAMLMEAYDTEKGAGTMSPYTFLRANGPEPWNAAYVEPSRRPADGRYGDNPNRLYQHHQFQVVMKPSPDNIQELYLDSLKALGIDPLEHDIRFVEDNWENPSMGAAGIGWEIWLDGMEVTQFTYFQQVGGIQVDAVTSEITYGLERLASYIQDVPTVYDLEWGNGVLYGDIFKEPEYEHSVYSFEESDQEMLLRHFNEYEAEAKKALEKGLVHPAYDYILKSSHTFNLLDARGTVSVTERAKYLSRIRNMARSVARAFIDERKKLGFPLLKDEALRAKYLPADEEEN; encoded by the coding sequence ATGAGTGCAAAAATGAGTGTGCAAGACATTATTTTGACGTTGCAAAAGTTCTGGGCTGATCAAGGCGCAATGCTAATGGAAGCCTACGATACAGAAAAGGGTGCTGGTACGATGAGCCCTTACACGTTCCTACGTGCCAATGGTCCTGAGCCATGGAACGCAGCTTACGTAGAGCCATCACGTCGTCCAGCCGATGGACGTTACGGGGATAACCCAAACCGTTTGTACCAACACCACCAATTCCAAGTGGTTATGAAGCCATCGCCTGACAACATCCAAGAGTTGTACTTGGATTCTTTGAAGGCCTTGGGAATCGATCCTTTGGAACACGATATCCGTTTCGTTGAAGATAACTGGGAAAACCCTTCAATGGGTGCCGCTGGTATCGGTTGGGAAATCTGGTTGGACGGTATGGAAGTGACGCAATTTACGTACTTCCAACAAGTTGGTGGAATCCAAGTTGATGCCGTAACATCAGAAATCACGTATGGTTTGGAGCGTTTGGCTTCATACATCCAAGACGTGCCAACAGTTTACGATTTGGAATGGGGTAACGGTGTTTTGTACGGTGACATCTTCAAGGAGCCTGAGTACGAGCACTCAGTATACTCATTCGAAGAGTCAGACCAAGAAATGTTGTTGCGTCACTTTAACGAGTACGAAGCTGAAGCCAAGAAGGCCTTGGAAAAGGGCTTGGTTCACCCAGCTTACGACTACATTTTGAAGTCATCACACACGTTTAACTTGTTGGACGCGCGTGGAACGGTTTCAGTTACTGAGCGTGCAAAGTACCTTTCACGTATCCGTAACATGGCCCGTTCAGTTGCGCGTGCCTTCATTGATGAGCGTAAGAAGCTTGGTTTCCCATTGTTGAAGGACGAAGCTTTGCGTGCGAAGTACTTGCCTGCAGATGAGGAGGAGAACTAA
- a CDS encoding GatB/YqeY domain-containing protein: MSLLEQLTNDMKEAMKAKDKVTLGVVRMVKSSVSNEQIKLGHDLTADEELAVLSREMKQRVEELESYKDADREDLAEEIQGQIDVLKRYMPEQMSEEEVVAVVKETIAEVGASSKADLGKVMGALMPKVKGKADGKLVNQTVQSLLG, translated from the coding sequence ATGAGTTTGTTGGAACAATTGACTAACGACATGAAGGAAGCTATGAAGGCTAAGGACAAGGTTACTTTGGGCGTTGTTCGTATGGTCAAGTCTTCAGTTTCTAACGAGCAAATCAAGTTGGGTCACGACTTGACTGCTGACGAAGAATTGGCTGTTTTGTCACGTGAGATGAAGCAACGTGTCGAAGAGTTGGAATCATACAAGGATGCTGATCGTGAAGATTTGGCAGAAGAAATCCAAGGTCAAATCGACGTTTTGAAGCGTTACATGCCTGAGCAAATGTCTGAAGAAGAAGTCGTTGCCGTTGTTAAGGAAACGATTGCTGAAGTCGGTGCATCATCAAAGGCTGATTTGGGTAAGGTAATGGGCGCTTTGATGCCTAAGGTTAAGGGTAAGGCTGACGGTAAGTTGGTTAACCAAACTGTTCAATCATTGTTGGGCTAA
- the rpsU gene encoding 30S ribosomal protein S21 gives MAKTVVRKNESLDDALRRFKRGVSKDGTLQEYRKREFYIKPSVQRKLKAEAARKRKNKKSR, from the coding sequence ATGGCAAAGACTGTTGTTCGTAAGAATGAGTCTCTTGATGATGCTCTCCGTCGCTTCAAGCGTGGTGTATCAAAGGATGGTACCTTGCAAGAGTACCGTAAGCGTGAGTTCTACATCAAGCCATCAGTACAACGTAAGTTGAAGGCTGAGGCCGCTCGTAAGCGCAAGAACAAGAAGAGCCGTTAA
- the pnuC gene encoding nicotinamide riboside transporter PnuC → MQNLKQALREATSPTNIKRDLALMNRFQRVYMFVIMAVTVWAFVYTGDYSSSGWTSLITGLVLAFYLIMLASGRLTNFFWGLLTNGIWLLMSIHNHLVGDILNQGFFFVMQFVGMAAWYKQLSQQADHSQIQAKRIGPKMMGCLVAGAVVVYGIVLTVAKTAHGNQVYLDSSQLPLGMLAQILATYGYLSQWIVWLFVDAVGLLLWWNQIQAGGSGALGMFVLMIVKTFNAFYGMYLWSKTTEYKD, encoded by the coding sequence ATGCAGAATTTGAAGCAAGCTTTGCGCGAGGCGACGTCGCCAACTAACATCAAACGTGACTTAGCGTTGATGAATCGATTCCAACGTGTGTACATGTTTGTCATCATGGCAGTGACAGTGTGGGCGTTTGTTTATACGGGTGACTATTCATCATCAGGTTGGACGAGTTTGATTACTGGCCTTGTGTTGGCGTTCTATTTGATTATGTTGGCCAGCGGTCGTTTGACTAACTTCTTCTGGGGATTGTTGACGAATGGTATTTGGCTGTTGATGTCAATTCATAATCACTTGGTTGGTGATATCTTGAATCAAGGATTCTTCTTCGTGATGCAATTTGTGGGGATGGCGGCTTGGTACAAGCAACTGTCACAACAGGCCGATCACAGTCAAATTCAAGCTAAGCGCATTGGTCCGAAGATGATGGGTTGCCTGGTCGCAGGGGCAGTCGTCGTCTACGGCATTGTCTTGACGGTTGCAAAGACGGCCCACGGTAATCAAGTTTACCTGGACTCATCACAACTACCACTAGGTATGCTGGCCCAAATTTTGGCAACGTACGGTTACCTATCACAATGGATTGTGTGGTTGTTCGTTGACGCTGTGGGCTTGTTGCTCTGGTGGAATCAAATCCAAGCAGGTGGCTCAGGTGCATTGGGGATGTTTGTTCTCATGATTGTGAAAACATTTAATGCTTTCTATGGCATGTACTTGTGGTCAAAGACTACCGAATATAAAGATTAA
- a CDS encoding YitT family protein → MDQIEQYFNRHQYSSRIGSAMVYAVASAIALNFFWTPGHIYSSGFTGLAQLLNTLLERFVGWHVPVGVLLVLINVPLMITAYRAIGKRFAMFTALALLLAAIAMRLVSQPEQLWTHDPLVMAIFGGAVNGFGTGLALRNGLSTGGLDIIGILVRRKTGMKMGAVNLTFNFFILLASGFLFGPQYALYTGIGLVINARVIDLVYTRQQKMQVMIVTEKPDLVIEAIQRDIRRGITIVHHAEGGYNHHHKEVLFTVISMYEQYDLRDAIYEVDPQAWASLWRIDRTFGRFYEPKL, encoded by the coding sequence ATGGACCAGATAGAACAGTATTTTAATCGACACCAGTACTCAAGTCGCATCGGTAGTGCGATGGTATACGCAGTTGCTTCAGCGATTGCGTTGAACTTTTTTTGGACACCCGGACACATTTATTCTTCTGGATTTACAGGACTAGCCCAGTTGCTGAACACATTGCTGGAACGCTTTGTGGGATGGCATGTGCCAGTTGGTGTCTTACTGGTGCTGATTAACGTACCACTAATGATTACCGCCTACCGTGCGATTGGTAAGCGATTTGCGATGTTTACGGCGTTGGCTTTGTTGCTGGCCGCAATTGCGATGCGTTTGGTTTCGCAACCGGAGCAATTATGGACGCACGATCCACTTGTCATGGCCATCTTCGGTGGTGCTGTCAACGGATTTGGAACCGGGTTGGCTCTACGAAACGGGCTCTCAACTGGTGGGTTGGATATTATTGGTATTCTGGTTCGTCGCAAGACTGGCATGAAGATGGGAGCGGTGAACTTAACGTTTAACTTCTTTATCTTATTAGCATCAGGATTCTTGTTTGGTCCACAATATGCGTTGTATACCGGTATTGGTCTGGTTATCAACGCCCGCGTCATTGATTTGGTTTATACACGTCAACAAAAGATGCAAGTGATGATTGTGACAGAAAAGCCTGATTTGGTTATCGAGGCCATTCAACGTGATATCCGTCGTGGTATTACGATTGTGCACCACGCTGAGGGTGGGTATAACCACCACCACAAGGAAGTCTTGTTCACCGTTATCTCAATGTATGAACAATATGACCTGCGTGATGCGATTTACGAAGTTGACCCACAGGCTTGGGCATCACTTTGGCGCATCGATCGCACGTTCGGTCGTTTCTACGAGCCAAAGTTGTAA
- the era gene encoding GTPase Era has product MSEQGFKSGFVALVGRPNVGKSTLLNKMIGEKIAIMSPKAQTTRNKIQGIYTTDEGQIVFMDTPGIHKPHNSLGDFMVKTAMSALREADMVWFLVNADEPRGAGDDFIINRLKDTNTPVYLIINKIDLVNPSDLLAIIADYSQQMEFAEIFPISALKGDGVPELLDFAMDKMEEGPQYYPADQITDHPERFIMSELIREKVLQLTRQEVPHSVAVVIDKIERQDENHLHVQATIVVERPTQKNIVIGKQGAMIKEIGVRARKDIERLLGDKIFLETWVKVEERWRDKPQALQTYGYKEDSDI; this is encoded by the coding sequence ATGAGTGAACAAGGATTTAAGTCAGGTTTCGTTGCCCTAGTTGGTCGTCCAAACGTTGGTAAGTCAACGCTTTTGAACAAGATGATTGGTGAAAAGATTGCCATCATGTCACCAAAGGCACAAACGACACGTAACAAGATCCAAGGAATTTACACAACTGATGAAGGTCAAATTGTGTTCATGGACACGCCTGGAATTCACAAGCCACACAATTCATTGGGTGACTTCATGGTGAAGACGGCGATGTCAGCTTTGCGTGAAGCTGATATGGTTTGGTTCTTGGTTAACGCCGACGAGCCACGTGGTGCCGGTGATGACTTCATCATCAACCGTTTGAAGGACACAAACACACCAGTTTACTTGATCATCAACAAGATTGATTTGGTGAACCCATCAGACTTGTTGGCTATCATTGCTGATTACAGCCAACAAATGGAATTTGCGGAAATCTTCCCAATTTCAGCTTTGAAGGGTGATGGTGTGCCAGAGTTGTTGGATTTCGCCATGGACAAGATGGAAGAAGGACCACAATACTACCCAGCTGACCAAATTACGGACCACCCAGAGCGTTTCATCATGAGTGAGTTGATTCGTGAGAAGGTACTACAATTGACACGTCAAGAAGTGCCACACTCAGTTGCTGTTGTGATTGATAAGATCGAACGTCAAGATGAGAACCACTTGCACGTGCAAGCCACGATTGTTGTTGAGCGTCCAACGCAAAAGAACATCGTTATCGGTAAGCAAGGTGCGATGATCAAGGAAATCGGTGTTCGTGCCCGTAAGGATATCGAACGCTTGCTTGGAGACAAGATTTTCTTGGAGACGTGGGTTAAGGTTGAAGAACGTTGGCGTGATAAGCCACAAGCCTTGCAAACGTATGGTTACAAGGAAGATTCAGATATTTAA
- a CDS encoding TMEM175 family protein, whose amino-acid sequence MTEKFDLKKAEQAKLQLSDRYYAKPTINRLNGLIDAVLAIVATIMVLALKLPIKGAHDWTTIQPILIGIAIFVVSFIVVVNQYVTNMRMFNLIHKINPVGMLLVFSWLAVLALLPFFTRWMFEDWHNRYAVLGYGIIYVLASVLQQSLLLNLVKTNFNPDEMAEAGNNSLAQLYHFAFNTQARLTGISAIVLLIVATIWPTWGFWLFILVPIVSFVQTLFEGELKDRINDQAARWRPEEQARVQDMLNADDESISEKSMDMQEKVLQRLFWRRLSPEKRADAQKRFDDWRDEQRREQAEEQAQEAAEQARERARKEAHRRA is encoded by the coding sequence ATGACAGAAAAATTTGATTTGAAGAAAGCTGAACAGGCGAAGTTGCAGTTAAGCGATCGCTACTACGCAAAGCCGACGATTAATCGACTGAATGGGTTAATTGATGCTGTCTTGGCAATTGTAGCGACTATCATGGTGTTGGCATTGAAGTTGCCAATTAAAGGGGCACACGATTGGACGACAATCCAGCCTATTTTGATTGGGATTGCGATATTTGTGGTAAGTTTCATCGTGGTGGTGAATCAATACGTGACGAACATGCGTATGTTCAATTTGATTCACAAAATTAATCCGGTGGGGATGTTATTGGTGTTTAGTTGGCTGGCAGTATTAGCACTTTTGCCATTTTTTACCCGCTGGATGTTTGAAGATTGGCATAATCGGTATGCGGTGTTGGGGTACGGGATTATTTATGTCTTAGCGAGCGTGTTACAACAGTCGTTACTACTCAACTTGGTGAAGACGAATTTCAATCCTGATGAGATGGCGGAGGCAGGAAATAATTCATTGGCACAGTTGTATCATTTCGCGTTTAATACTCAGGCACGACTAACGGGAATTAGCGCAATAGTTCTGTTAATCGTGGCGACTATCTGGCCAACGTGGGGATTCTGGTTGTTTATCTTGGTGCCAATTGTTAGTTTCGTCCAAACACTGTTTGAAGGTGAATTGAAGGATCGTATAAATGATCAAGCCGCGCGTTGGCGACCAGAAGAACAAGCACGTGTGCAAGATATGTTAAATGCAGATGATGAATCAATCAGTGAGAAATCGATGGATATGCAAGAAAAAGTGTTACAACGTTTATTCTGGCGTCGCTTGTCACCAGAAAAGCGCGCTGACGCACAAAAACGATTTGATGATTGGCGTGATGAACAACGCCGTGAGCAAGCTGAGGAACAAGCACAAGAAGCAGCTGAGCAAGCCCGTGAGCGAGCTCGAAAAGAAGCACATCGTCGCGCGTAA